From Endozoicomonas sp. 8E, the proteins below share one genomic window:
- the miaA gene encoding tRNA (adenosine(37)-N6)-dimethylallyltransferase MiaA, with protein sequence MASEPSTQTLTSEEKQPPAIFLMGPTASGKTDLAIQLAERLPCELISVDSALVYRGMDIGTAKPSAQELARAPHRLIDIRDPSEPYSAADFREDALREMTEITNKGNIPLLVGGTMLYFKALRDGLATLPAADAGIRETLMRRAESEGWQALHEELQTVDPVAALRIKPTDTQRLQRALEVYYATGKVLSRWHQEQETSRLPYNLVNLAIAPEDRSVLHQRIETRFKLMLEQNFVDEVRALFERGDLDISLPSIRAVGYRQVWGYLQGEMDYSTMMEKGIIATRQLAKRQLTWLRSWPDIHWLDSLSKNRLEDALKWLKPVLK encoded by the coding sequence ATGGCATCCGAACCGAGTACACAGACTCTTACTTCTGAAGAAAAACAGCCACCGGCTATTTTTCTGATGGGACCCACTGCATCGGGCAAAACAGATCTGGCTATCCAGCTGGCGGAGAGACTACCCTGTGAGTTGATCAGTGTTGATTCGGCGCTGGTCTACAGAGGCATGGATATAGGAACGGCCAAGCCCTCTGCTCAGGAGCTGGCAAGGGCTCCTCATCGGTTGATTGATATCCGGGACCCTTCCGAGCCTTATTCTGCAGCTGACTTCCGTGAGGATGCTCTCAGGGAAATGACGGAAATTACTAATAAGGGAAACATACCTCTGCTTGTGGGAGGTACCATGCTCTATTTCAAGGCGCTTCGAGATGGTCTGGCAACTTTGCCAGCCGCAGATGCCGGGATCAGGGAAACCTTGATGAGAAGAGCGGAGTCTGAGGGCTGGCAGGCGCTCCATGAGGAGCTTCAGACAGTTGATCCTGTAGCCGCTCTTCGAATTAAACCGACGGATACCCAGCGCCTGCAAAGAGCTTTGGAGGTCTATTATGCTACAGGCAAGGTGCTTTCGCGTTGGCATCAGGAGCAGGAAACCAGTCGACTGCCTTATAATCTAGTGAATCTGGCCATTGCTCCCGAGGATCGATCAGTGCTTCATCAGCGCATTGAAACCCGCTTCAAACTTATGCTGGAGCAGAACTTTGTGGATGAAGTCAGGGCTTTATTCGAGCGGGGAGACCTGGATATTTCCCTGCCTTCTATCAGAGCGGTTGGTTATCGTCAGGTTTGGGGGTATCTTCAAGGAGAGATGGACTATTCCACCATGATGGAAAAAGGGATAATCGCTACCCGACAACTGGCCAAGCGACAGTTGACCTGGCTCAGAAGCTGGCCCGATATTCACTGGCTGGACAGTTTGTCGAAAAACCGGTTGGAAGATGCCTTGAAATGGCTGAAGCCCGTCCTCAAATAA
- a CDS encoding NAD(P)H-hydrate dehydratase encodes MYDSDQIGIFDRLYTAEQVRRLDDVAINDFQINGFELMNRAAGAVFRSLMNHWPDLLLGNRLQVFCGGGNNGGDGYLVAMLAAKRGISVSVNFLSSPEKLSGDALSAYKACIAEGVDVEPYTPQTPLSGDVFVDALLGTGLGRDVEGRYRDVVIRINESGRPVLAVDIPSGLCADKGIAMGVAIKADVTVTFIGMKLGLLSGRGKELSGQVEFADLDVPGEVYETVPNEALRLSENRLSCWLRPRARDAHKGDNGHVMVVAGNHGMPGAAIMSAEAALYCGAGRVTVATRQEHLLALAARRPELMASAVSGGEDLRSLLEGKNLLVVGPGLGKDSWARELLAEVLKAQCPVVIDADGLNIISEDPALLKHRKYPMILTPHSGEAARLLETRTSTINADRVKAAKELFDRFGAVIVLKGAGTLVYDGKVLNLCPDGNPGMAVAGMGDVLSGVIAALAAQGVEPHDAAALGVWLHATGADHLAGLQGERGMLALETVPHIRSQLNKIAKQP; translated from the coding sequence ATGTACGATAGCGATCAAATTGGCATCTTTGACCGGCTCTATACTGCAGAACAAGTTCGTCGGCTTGATGATGTAGCAATCAATGATTTTCAGATCAATGGCTTTGAGCTGATGAACCGGGCTGCCGGTGCGGTTTTTCGCTCTCTGATGAACCATTGGCCAGACCTTCTTCTTGGCAATCGGCTTCAGGTCTTCTGCGGTGGTGGGAATAATGGTGGAGATGGTTATCTGGTGGCCATGCTGGCAGCTAAACGTGGGATTTCGGTTTCAGTAAATTTCCTCTCTTCTCCGGAAAAGCTGTCAGGAGACGCCCTGTCAGCCTATAAAGCCTGTATCGCAGAAGGTGTTGATGTTGAACCTTATACACCTCAGACGCCGCTGTCCGGTGATGTATTCGTCGATGCTCTGCTGGGAACGGGGCTGGGTAGAGACGTTGAGGGTCGCTATCGAGACGTTGTCATTCGAATCAATGAATCGGGTCGGCCTGTTCTTGCTGTTGATATTCCATCCGGTCTTTGTGCTGACAAAGGCATCGCTATGGGCGTTGCCATAAAGGCAGATGTGACGGTGACATTCATAGGTATGAAACTGGGGTTGCTTTCAGGCAGGGGAAAAGAGCTGTCCGGGCAGGTTGAATTTGCTGATCTGGATGTGCCGGGGGAGGTGTATGAAACTGTGCCGAATGAAGCGCTGAGGTTGTCAGAAAACAGACTGAGTTGCTGGCTTCGGCCCAGAGCCAGAGATGCACATAAAGGCGACAATGGGCATGTTATGGTGGTGGCCGGGAACCATGGTATGCCCGGAGCTGCCATTATGTCGGCAGAAGCTGCATTATATTGTGGTGCCGGTCGGGTCACAGTGGCTACCCGTCAGGAACATCTTTTGGCTCTGGCAGCCCGGCGTCCCGAGTTGATGGCTTCGGCCGTTTCGGGTGGAGAAGATCTTCGTTCGCTCCTGGAAGGGAAAAATCTGCTGGTTGTGGGACCCGGTCTGGGAAAAGATTCATGGGCCCGCGAGCTCCTTGCTGAAGTGCTGAAAGCTCAGTGTCCTGTGGTAATCGATGCCGATGGTCTCAATATCATTTCGGAAGATCCGGCGTTGCTTAAACATCGAAAGTACCCGATGATTCTCACACCCCATTCCGGCGAAGCGGCAAGATTGCTTGAAACCCGAACTTCAACCATTAATGCAGACCGGGTTAAAGCTGCAAAAGAACTCTTTGACCGTTTCGGTGCAGTGATCGTATTAAAGGGGGCGGGCACGCTTGTATACGACGGAAAAGTCCTCAACCTGTGCCCGGATGGTAATCCGGGTATGGCTGTGGCGGGTATGGGGGACGTACTCAGCGGTGTGATTGCCGCACTGGCAGCTCAGGGCGTAGAGCCCCATGATGCAGCAGCTTTGGGGGTCTGGCTGCATGCGACAGGTGCAGACCATCTGGCGGGGCTACAAGGTGAACGAGGGATGCTGGCACTGGAAACCGTCCCTCACATAAGAAGTCAGCTGAATAAAATAGCAAAACAGCCTTGA
- the hfq gene encoding RNA chaperone Hfq has protein sequence MSKGHSLQDPYLNVLRKERVPVSIYLVNGIKLQGQIESFDQFVILLKNTVSQMVYKHAVSTVVPSRPVRLPMQGQEGMGEHDEQE, from the coding sequence ATGTCAAAAGGGCATTCTCTACAAGACCCTTACCTTAATGTGCTGCGTAAAGAGCGCGTGCCGGTTTCTATTTATTTGGTAAACGGCATTAAACTCCAGGGACAGATCGAGTCTTTCGATCAGTTTGTAATCCTTCTGAAAAACACTGTTAGCCAGATGGTTTACAAGCACGCAGTATCAACTGTAGTGCCAAGCCGTCCGGTTCGACTGCCAATGCAGGGTCAGGAAGGTATGGGCGAGCACGACGAGCAAGAATAA
- the hflX gene encoding ribosome rescue GTPase HflX, with translation MFFERHEGGESAILVHPDMSEDKEREDPQEFMELVRSAGVETLAFISVNVRSPSPRYFVGPGKVEEIRQSVLHHKAEVVLFNHTLSPSQARNLEKELECRVIDRTGLILDIFAQRARTFEGKLQVELAQLEYMSTRLIRGWTHLERQKGGIGLRGPGETQLETDRRLLRARIKSITRRLEKVRKQRDQGRRSRKRAEVPQVSLVGYTNAGKSTLFNSMTQSDVYAQDQLFATLDPTLRRLDLADLGPVILADTVGFIRHLPHKLVEAFRATLEETRQADLLLHVIDAHDPERLENIREVHEVLKEIDANEVPTLQIYNKIDLLAEVTPKIQRDDNGQPERVWVSAKDGAGLELIEQAITELLGDDMVQGRLMLQANQGKIRARLYQIGAIQSEEYSDKGELLLDIRMPRSDFERVAKQEGLETDCLIEG, from the coding sequence TTGTTTTTTGAGCGCCATGAAGGTGGTGAAAGTGCAATCCTTGTTCATCCGGATATGAGTGAAGACAAGGAACGGGAAGATCCGCAGGAATTCATGGAACTGGTTCGTTCCGCAGGTGTTGAAACCCTTGCTTTTATCTCGGTGAATGTCCGGTCTCCTTCTCCCCGCTATTTTGTCGGTCCCGGTAAAGTTGAAGAAATCCGTCAATCTGTGCTTCACCACAAAGCTGAAGTCGTTCTGTTTAACCACACCCTGTCACCCAGTCAGGCCAGAAACCTTGAAAAAGAGCTGGAATGTCGTGTCATTGACCGCACCGGACTGATCCTGGATATTTTTGCCCAGCGTGCCAGAACCTTTGAGGGTAAGCTGCAGGTTGAATTGGCTCAGCTTGAATATATGAGTACCCGCTTAATCCGTGGCTGGACTCACCTTGAAAGACAGAAAGGGGGGATTGGTCTGCGGGGGCCGGGTGAGACCCAGCTGGAAACCGACCGTAGATTGCTCAGGGCAAGAATCAAAAGCATTACCCGGCGATTGGAAAAAGTTCGTAAACAGCGTGACCAGGGGCGGCGCTCCCGAAAGAGGGCAGAAGTGCCGCAGGTTTCTCTGGTGGGTTATACCAATGCAGGCAAGTCGACATTATTTAATAGCATGACTCAGTCGGATGTTTATGCACAGGATCAGTTGTTCGCAACACTGGACCCAACATTGAGAAGACTGGATCTTGCTGATCTGGGTCCGGTGATTCTGGCAGATACGGTTGGATTTATTCGACACCTGCCTCATAAACTGGTGGAAGCCTTTCGGGCGACACTGGAGGAAACCCGTCAGGCAGATTTGCTGTTGCATGTGATCGATGCTCATGATCCGGAACGTCTGGAAAATATCAGGGAAGTGCATGAAGTTCTGAAAGAAATTGATGCCAATGAAGTACCCACTCTTCAGATCTATAACAAGATTGATCTGCTGGCTGAGGTGACGCCTAAAATCCAGCGTGATGATAATGGACAACCTGAAAGGGTCTGGGTCTCTGCAAAAGACGGTGCAGGCCTGGAGTTAATCGAACAGGCTATTACCGAATTGCTGGGTGATGATATGGTTCAGGGGCGTCTGATGCTTCAGGCCAATCAGGGAAAAATTAGGGCACGCTTGTACCAAATAGGGGCTATCCAGTCAGAAGAGTATTCTGACAAAGGTGAACTGTTGCTGGATATTCGCATGCCCAGGAGTGACTTCGAACGGGTGGCAAAACAAGAAGGGTTAGAGACAGATTGTCTGATTGAAGGGTAG
- a CDS encoding N-acetylmuramoyl-L-alanine amidase yields the protein MSSRIRKFFFAALLLLPLPLFAAQVDDVRVWRSPDKTRLVFDVSSEVAHSQFFLDNPRRLVLDIRGTRKPKSSVNPRLGSTPISKIRYGVRNKKDLRIVLDLRNKVTSKSFLLKPNATYGYRLVVDLFDDPTKTAEPVKEPIKISSKRDIVVAIDAGHGGEDPGALAYGGGHEKVVTLNISKDLAALLNQEPGFKPVLVRTGDYYIPLRERAAIARKAGADLFISIHADAFTDPRANGASVYALSRGGATSETARWLAHRANSSDLIGGEGGISLSDKDDILAGVLLDLSMTSTLSSSLEVGDRVLKNIGTINRLHKEQVEQAAFVVLKSPDIPSILVETGFISNPKEGRKLKTRSHQRAMARQIYKGVKGYFVKKPPPGTLISRLKAEGKIDTRPDQYVIQAGDTLSEIANRFDISLSSLKTANNLSRSDRIRTGQMLVIPN from the coding sequence ATGTCGTCGAGGATAAGGAAATTCTTTTTTGCTGCTTTGTTGCTATTGCCTCTGCCATTGTTTGCAGCCCAGGTTGACGATGTCCGTGTCTGGCGATCGCCTGATAAGACCCGTCTGGTATTTGATGTCTCCAGTGAAGTGGCTCACTCGCAATTTTTTCTGGACAACCCTCGAAGACTGGTGCTGGATATTCGTGGCACCCGGAAGCCCAAAAGTTCAGTCAATCCCCGACTCGGCTCGACCCCTATCAGCAAGATTCGTTATGGGGTTCGAAACAAGAAAGATTTGCGGATTGTCCTGGATCTGAGAAATAAGGTCACCAGTAAAAGCTTCCTGCTTAAACCCAATGCCACATACGGCTATCGTCTGGTGGTAGATCTCTTTGATGATCCCACAAAAACAGCAGAGCCGGTAAAAGAGCCCATTAAAATATCTTCCAAAAGAGATATTGTCGTGGCGATTGATGCCGGCCACGGTGGCGAAGATCCGGGGGCACTGGCCTATGGAGGGGGGCATGAAAAGGTCGTCACGCTGAACATTTCCAAAGACCTCGCCGCTCTGTTGAACCAAGAGCCCGGCTTCAAGCCTGTTCTGGTAAGAACTGGAGACTACTATATCCCCCTGCGTGAACGTGCCGCTATTGCTCGTAAAGCAGGAGCCGATCTGTTTATATCCATTCATGCTGACGCTTTTACGGACCCCCGTGCGAATGGTGCCTCGGTGTATGCCCTGTCCAGAGGGGGAGCAACATCAGAGACTGCCCGCTGGCTGGCTCACAGAGCAAACTCGTCTGATCTGATTGGTGGTGAAGGGGGCATATCCCTGAGTGACAAAGACGATATTCTGGCGGGTGTTTTGCTGGATCTGTCCATGACTTCGACGCTGTCTTCGAGTCTGGAAGTCGGTGACAGGGTGCTGAAGAATATAGGTACGATCAACAGGCTGCATAAAGAACAGGTGGAGCAAGCTGCTTTTGTGGTTCTGAAGTCTCCTGATATTCCCTCTATTCTGGTGGAAACCGGTTTTATCTCTAATCCAAAAGAAGGGCGTAAACTGAAAACCCGAAGCCATCAACGTGCTATGGCCCGACAGATATACAAAGGCGTGAAAGGCTACTTTGTGAAGAAGCCACCGCCCGGTACTCTGATCTCCAGGCTCAAGGCTGAGGGTAAAATAGATACCCGTCCAGACCAGTATGTGATCCAGGCCGGTGATACCCTGTCAGAGATTGCCAATCGCTTTGATATCAGTCTGAGTTCATTGAAAACAGCCAATAATCTCAGTCGATCAGACAGGATCAGAACTGGACAGATGTTAGTGATTCCCAACTAA
- a CDS encoding autotransporter domain-containing protein, whose translation MKAVPFLSPSCRKVLSIAAFSLILSPVKANELYSQFYSFGDSISDTGNLKVPYAGRLVPLKFSDKTLYNQNIAGTMGFDFRPSMDGGNNFSVSGNSSEEILLSVTSDTPYVPLNLDFFKNQKQDSFFMRSHGQADKKAMYMILGGSNDVEFVTNDARTPLKAAQDLTGAANALHSYGARYIIMLNVPNLGETPGGEHLLGGTRDRLRMVSKAIDDAVLAEVQKSTANILYLSLYGLVKEVSGNPAAFGFVDLSAENADITCMVSGTPTGVPCEKPDPGIVKGGDDRDRIITGVAQKSLFWDGLHPSSAMHKIGSDYILSAIRAATEVGSLPRIADSHSTTLDSSIFNELALHRWKDAEPGTLSFFGGGAGVENQIYDAVGRKANDNKGFVIHAGLHYQLTEELKLGAALQGAETHYKPEQSDYKTNSIGGSLFTSYQGDRFFSNTALNYLDLDYNNKRGFHLGALTRKESSSSSGKLYGLTMDAGYALYDNGQLKAGPIVSASYHKSSVDGFTESGDNLSSMVFGDQELDFKNAAAGVFLDAINDKTRLGIQIDYNKDLNDDDLRTIQLRQKIIPRMAYLPADISSSDAWRMKVRVGHSLTSDVEVYGSYQFSKADDNQTDYQALQLGISWSI comes from the coding sequence ATGAAAGCAGTCCCCTTTTTATCACCCTCTTGCCGAAAAGTACTTTCAATAGCAGCCTTTTCCTTAATACTATCCCCTGTAAAAGCTAATGAACTTTATAGTCAGTTTTATAGTTTTGGAGACAGTATCTCAGATACCGGCAATTTGAAAGTCCCTTATGCCGGACGGCTAGTTCCATTAAAGTTCTCAGACAAAACTTTATACAACCAGAATATTGCCGGCACAATGGGGTTTGATTTTCGCCCCTCTATGGATGGCGGCAATAATTTTTCCGTGAGTGGCAACTCCAGTGAGGAAATCCTTTTATCCGTCACATCAGATACCCCCTACGTGCCTTTAAACCTGGATTTTTTCAAGAATCAGAAGCAAGACAGTTTCTTCATGAGAAGCCATGGACAGGCAGATAAAAAAGCCATGTACATGATTCTGGGCGGCAGCAATGACGTTGAATTCGTGACAAACGACGCTCGAACTCCCCTGAAAGCCGCTCAGGACCTGACAGGCGCTGCCAATGCACTCCATAGCTATGGCGCTCGATATATCATTATGCTCAATGTTCCCAACCTTGGAGAAACGCCGGGAGGAGAACATTTGCTGGGTGGTACGCGTGATCGACTCAGAATGGTCAGCAAAGCGATTGATGATGCCGTCCTTGCAGAAGTCCAGAAGTCCACTGCCAATATCCTCTATCTGAGTTTGTATGGTCTGGTGAAAGAGGTGTCCGGTAACCCGGCAGCATTTGGTTTTGTTGATCTTTCCGCTGAAAACGCAGACATCACCTGTATGGTTTCAGGCACCCCCACAGGCGTACCCTGCGAAAAGCCCGATCCCGGTATAGTCAAGGGCGGAGACGATAGAGATCGTATCATAACCGGGGTTGCACAAAAGTCCTTATTCTGGGATGGCCTGCACCCCAGCAGCGCTATGCACAAAATAGGGAGCGATTACATTTTGTCAGCCATCAGGGCGGCTACCGAAGTCGGCAGCCTGCCAAGAATCGCAGACTCTCATTCAACCACATTGGACAGCAGTATTTTTAATGAGCTGGCACTGCATCGCTGGAAAGACGCAGAGCCGGGCACCCTGTCATTCTTCGGTGGCGGAGCCGGCGTAGAAAACCAGATTTATGACGCTGTTGGCAGGAAAGCCAATGACAATAAGGGTTTCGTAATCCATGCAGGCCTACACTACCAACTGACAGAAGAACTCAAGCTGGGTGCCGCCCTACAGGGTGCTGAAACACACTACAAACCTGAGCAGTCCGACTATAAAACCAACAGTATTGGTGGCAGCCTTTTTACCAGTTATCAGGGAGACAGGTTCTTTTCCAATACGGCATTGAACTATCTTGACCTCGATTACAACAACAAACGTGGTTTCCATCTGGGTGCTCTGACACGCAAAGAAAGCAGCTCCAGTTCAGGCAAACTCTATGGTTTAACCATGGATGCGGGTTATGCACTCTACGACAATGGACAACTCAAGGCAGGCCCCATTGTTTCCGCCAGCTATCATAAATCATCGGTCGACGGTTTTACCGAGTCCGGGGATAACTTGTCCTCTATGGTATTCGGTGATCAGGAGCTGGATTTCAAAAATGCCGCAGCAGGTGTTTTTCTGGATGCGATAAACGACAAAACACGTCTTGGTATTCAGATTGACTACAACAAGGATCTTAATGATGATGACTTGAGAACCATTCAACTGCGACAGAAAATAATTCCCCGGATGGCCTATTTACCCGCTGATATCAGTAGCAGCGATGCCTGGCGAATGAAGGTGAGAGTTGGGCACAGTCTGACAAGCGACGTGGAAGTTTACGGCAGTTACCAGTTCAGCAAAGCTGATGACAATCAGACCGATTATCAGGCCTTGCAACTGGGTATTTCCTGGTCGATCTAG
- the tsaE gene encoding tRNA (adenosine(37)-N6)-threonylcarbamoyltransferase complex ATPase subunit type 1 TsaE codes for MGALTRSSKDNSECMEGRIELLIDNEQEMVQLGNKLAEVSSGHAVIYLVGNLGAGKTTLCRGILHGLGHQGAVKSPTYTLVEPYSVEGQQVYHFDLYRLADPEELEFIGGRDYFEEDCLCLIEWPCKGEGALPDADLEVQLDYNLPGRKALIKAGTERGQGMLRKLQGRQEGECRRG; via the coding sequence ATGGGTGCCCTTACCCGTTCCAGTAAAGATAATAGTGAGTGTATGGAAGGCAGGATTGAGCTGCTGATTGATAATGAGCAGGAAATGGTTCAGCTGGGCAACAAGCTGGCTGAGGTAAGCAGTGGTCATGCCGTCATTTATCTGGTCGGAAACCTGGGGGCCGGAAAGACCACTTTATGCCGGGGTATTCTGCATGGTCTTGGTCATCAGGGGGCGGTGAAAAGCCCGACTTATACCCTGGTGGAGCCCTACTCAGTTGAAGGTCAGCAGGTCTATCATTTTGATCTGTATCGACTGGCTGATCCTGAAGAGCTTGAGTTCATCGGGGGGCGGGATTATTTTGAAGAAGACTGTCTGTGTCTGATTGAGTGGCCCTGCAAAGGTGAGGGAGCTCTGCCGGATGCCGATCTGGAAGTACAACTGGATTACAACCTGCCCGGACGCAAGGCTCTCATCAAAGCGGGAACCGAACGTGGGCAGGGTATGTTGAGAAAACTGCAGGGACGGCAGGAGGGAGAATGTCGTCGAGGATAA
- the mutL gene encoding DNA mismatch repair endonuclease MutL, whose product MKPIRLLDTRLANQIAAGEVVERPASVVKELLENSLDAGAKRVNIEVENGGVKLIRIRDDGHGIAKDDLALSLSRHATSKISELEDLEGVGTLGFRGEALASISSVSRLTLTSHVDGQESGWQVRTEGRDMEAIVNPAPHPVGTTIEVKDLFFNTPARRKFLRTEKTEFSHLEEVVKRLALSRFDVGFGLRHNQRSIHQLRPCGTQAEKDRRVASLCGPKFIENSVIVDVNVSGLKLWGWVGLPTFSRSSADLQYFFVNGRVIRDKLVAHAVRQAYRDVLYGGRHPTFVLYLELDPALVDVNVHPTKHEVRFRDGRTVHNFLFSTLHRALGEVSPEDQLPSAALSSQPQARASGVEGGEFKSQESMPLSPAPATASYSYGASSGQSSASAGARQARETPQPEQIQKQIQAYGELYASGATERSSVEESQPLAVNDAPAAQPAAVSLPEQTADIPPLGFAIAQLKGIYILSENEQGMILVDMHAAHERITYERMKISWHADGIKAQPLLVPKSIAVSDREATCAEENYEYFKKLGLALERMGPETLLVRQVPVMLHSADVEKLVRDVLSDLMQHGDSDRVESQMNEVLATMACHGSVRANRRLSIEEMNALLRDMEQTERSGQCNHGRPTWTLLTLDQLDKLFLRGR is encoded by the coding sequence ATGAAACCTATTCGTTTACTCGATACCCGACTTGCTAACCAGATTGCTGCCGGTGAGGTGGTTGAACGTCCTGCATCGGTTGTTAAAGAACTGTTGGAAAACAGTCTGGATGCTGGTGCCAAACGAGTGAATATCGAGGTAGAAAATGGTGGTGTCAAATTGATCCGTATTCGTGATGACGGACATGGCATTGCCAAAGATGATCTGGCGCTGTCTCTGTCGCGACATGCAACCAGCAAGATTTCCGAACTGGAAGATCTGGAAGGTGTCGGGACTCTGGGCTTTCGTGGTGAAGCCCTTGCATCGATCAGCTCGGTTTCACGATTAACATTAACGTCACATGTTGATGGTCAGGAGTCCGGTTGGCAGGTTCGTACGGAAGGGCGCGACATGGAGGCTATTGTTAATCCGGCACCCCATCCCGTAGGTACGACGATTGAAGTCAAGGATCTGTTCTTTAATACCCCTGCAAGGCGAAAATTCCTGCGGACGGAAAAAACCGAGTTTTCCCATCTTGAAGAAGTCGTGAAGCGTCTGGCTCTGTCCCGGTTTGATGTTGGGTTTGGTCTCAGGCATAACCAGCGCAGTATCCATCAGCTAAGACCCTGCGGTACTCAGGCTGAGAAAGATCGCCGGGTGGCTTCCCTGTGTGGTCCGAAGTTTATTGAAAACTCGGTGATTGTTGATGTTAATGTTTCGGGGCTCAAGCTTTGGGGTTGGGTAGGATTGCCAACGTTTTCCCGTTCCAGTGCTGATCTTCAATACTTTTTTGTCAACGGCAGGGTGATCAGGGATAAACTGGTCGCACACGCTGTTCGTCAGGCCTATCGTGATGTTCTCTACGGGGGCAGGCATCCAACCTTTGTCTTGTATCTTGAGCTTGATCCGGCGCTGGTGGATGTCAACGTTCACCCTACCAAGCATGAGGTTCGATTCAGGGATGGTCGAACCGTCCATAATTTTTTGTTCAGTACGCTGCATCGTGCCCTGGGAGAGGTGTCTCCGGAAGATCAGTTGCCATCAGCCGCTCTCTCCTCACAGCCCCAGGCCCGGGCCTCAGGGGTTGAAGGCGGCGAGTTCAAAAGTCAGGAAAGTATGCCGCTGTCGCCAGCTCCGGCAACCGCTTCCTATTCTTATGGTGCGTCCTCCGGGCAGTCATCAGCGTCGGCAGGTGCAAGACAGGCAAGAGAAACACCCCAGCCAGAACAGATTCAGAAGCAGATTCAGGCCTACGGTGAACTCTACGCTTCTGGTGCCACTGAGCGAAGCTCTGTCGAGGAAAGTCAACCACTGGCCGTCAATGATGCGCCAGCTGCTCAGCCTGCCGCTGTTAGTCTGCCAGAGCAGACAGCAGATATCCCACCCCTGGGCTTTGCCATAGCGCAGCTGAAAGGCATTTATATTCTCTCTGAGAACGAGCAGGGGATGATTCTGGTGGACATGCACGCTGCTCACGAGCGCATTACCTACGAGCGGATGAAAATTTCCTGGCATGCCGATGGCATCAAAGCCCAGCCCCTGCTGGTGCCAAAATCAATTGCTGTCAGTGATCGAGAGGCGACCTGTGCAGAAGAGAACTATGAGTACTTCAAAAAGCTAGGATTGGCCCTCGAGCGAATGGGACCGGAAACGCTACTGGTTCGACAAGTGCCGGTCATGCTTCACAGTGCTGATGTTGAAAAGCTGGTTCGTGATGTGCTGTCAGACCTGATGCAGCACGGTGACAGTGATCGTGTGGAAAGTCAGATGAATGAAGTGCTGGCCACCATGGCCTGTCATGGTTCGGTAAGAGCTAACCGTCGTCTTTCAATCGAAGAGATGAACGCTCTGCTCAGGGATATGGAGCAGACGGAACGCAGTGGACAGTGTAATCACGGACGACCCACCTGGACGTTATTAACACTGGATCAGTTGGACAAACTGTTTTTACGAGGGCGTTAG